Within Candidatus Eisenbacteria bacterium, the genomic segment CTTCCCCGGGGCGGCGCCCGAGATCAAGCGCCTGGTGGTCGTGGCGACGCACCCGGGAGACGGGAGCAAGCGCATCACCGTCACGCATCGGGTGCTTCGCGAATCGCGCGTCCTCGTGTTCTTCGTCCTCGGCGCGGACAAGGCCGCGGCGGTGAAGAGCACCCTCCGCCGCAACGCCCCGGATCCCACGCCCGCCGCGCTCGCGCTTCCCGCGGAGGGCCGCACCATCTGGGTGCTCGATCGCGCGGCGGCGAGCCTCGTCCTCGCGTGATCCTCGCCGGCGACATCGGAGGGACGAAGGCGAGCCTCGCGCTCTTCGAGCACACGGGGAACGGCACGATCGGACCGCGCCGTGAGCCGGAGGTGTTCCGCGCGGCGGACTTCGAATCGCCGGAGGCGCTCCTCGCCGAGTATCTCCGGCTCCACCCGGCATCCGTGGACTGCGCCTCGCTCGGAGTGGCCGGACCTCCGGTGCGCGGCCACGTGGTCGGGACGAACCTCGCGTGGCCGATGAACGCCGCCTCGATCGCGAGGCGGCTCGGCGCTCCCGTCTACTTCCTCAACGATCTCGAGGCTTCGGGATACGGGATCCCCGCGCTCGCGCCGGAAGATCTCGTGCCGATCCAGCACGCCGCACCGGAGCCGGATGGAAACGCCGCGCTGATCGCGGCCGGGACGGGGCTCGGAGAGTCCATCCTCGCGCGCGTCGGCGGAGCGCTCGTTCCGGTCGCCTCCGAGGGGGGCCACGGGGACTTCGCCGCGCGAACCGACGAGGAGATCGAGCTCTTCCGTGCGCTCCGCGCGCGCCACGGACGGGTGAGCTACGAGACGGTCGTCTCCGGGCAGGGGCTCGCGCGCGTGGCGGAATGGACCCATGGCCGCACGGTCGAGGGGCTTCCCCCTCGCGGCGGAGCGAGCGCATGGAAGGAGCACCTCGCGAACGCCGGGGGCGAAGACGATCTACCGTCGTGGATCAGCCGGAGCGGGATCGAGAAGGACTGCCCCTGGTGCGAGCGGGCGCTCGAGATCTTCGTCTCGGTGTTCGGGGCCGAGGCCGGGAATCTCGCGCTCCGGTGCGTCGCCCGGTCGGGGGTCTATCTGGCGGGAGGGATCGCGCCCAAGATCCTCCCCGCCCTCGATTCGGACACCTTCCGGAGGGCCTTCGCGGACAAGCCGCCCCACCGCGAGCTGCTGGCCTCGATCCCGGTCTGGGTGGTCCGGAACGAGCATTCGGCCGTTCTGGGTGCCGCCCGCTACGCTTCCCTCAAGGGCTCCCAATCGCTATAATCGTCGTCCGATGAATCCACAGGTCAGCACGCCCGAAGCGCCTCCGGCGCGGCCGGGAACCCAGCGCGCCACGCCTCGAGTCCGGGAGATCCTCTCCTGGTACTCCTCGGACAATCCCGGTTCCAGGGCCCAGATCGCACGGATGCTGAACCACGGGACGCTGGCCGGCACCGGTCGGATGGTGATCCTCCCGGTGGATCAGGGATTCGAGCACGGCCCGGCGCGCTCCTTCGCGCCCAACCCGGCCGGATACGATCCCCGGTACCACTTCGAGCTGGCGATCGAATCCGGCTGCAACGCCTACGCCGCCCCTCTGGGCTTCCTCGAGGCCGGGGCCGCGGAGTTCGCGGGCGAGATCCCGCTCATCTTGAAGCTCAACAACCACGACGTGCTCCACGACGAGAAGGACCCGCTCTCCTCGGTCACGGGGAGCGTCCACGACGCCCTACGGCTCGGCTGCGCGGCGATCGGATTCACGATCTACCCGGGTTCCGCGCAGGCGGGAAGGATGTACGAGCAGATCCGCGCCCTCGGTGAAGAGGCCAAGCGGCACGGGCTCGCCGTGGTGGTCTGGTCCTATCCGCGGGGATCGATGATCAGCAAGGCCGGCGAGACCGCGATCGACGTGGTGGCCTATGCCGCCCAGATCGCGGCCCAGCTCGGCGCCCACATCGTGAAGGTGAAGCTCCCCTCGAGCGCCATCGAGCAGGAAGAGGCGCGGAAGGTCTACGAGAAGCACGCGATCCCGGTCGGCACCCTCGCCGAGCGGGTGCGCCACGTGGTCCAGTCCACGTTCGCGGGACGGCGGATCGTCATCTTCTCCGGCGGCGCCAAGAAAGACAGCGACGACGACGTGATCGCCGAGGCCCAGGCGATCCGGGACGGCGGCGGGTTCGGCTCGATCATCGGGCGGAACTCGTTCCAGCGCTCCAGGGCCGACGCCCTCCAGCTCCTCCGGCGCATCCAGGCGGTGTACACCGGATAAGATGACCGCCGACCAGGTCGTCCAGAACGACCTGACCTACATCTGCACGACCAACAAGGATGAGTTCGGCAGGATGTCGGGGGGTCGCCTTCTCATCACCGGCGGCGCCGGCTTCCTCGGGTATTACCTCGTCCAGTCGGTCGCCCACTGGAACCGCCA encodes:
- a CDS encoding 6-phosphogluconolactonase → FPGAAPEIKRLVVVATHPGDGSKRITVTHRVLRESRVLVFFVLGADKAAAVKSTLRRNAPDPTPAALALPAEGRTIWVLDRAAASLVLA
- the glk gene encoding glucokinase, whose translation is MILAGDIGGTKASLALFEHTGNGTIGPRREPEVFRAADFESPEALLAEYLRLHPASVDCASLGVAGPPVRGHVVGTNLAWPMNAASIARRLGAPVYFLNDLEASGYGIPALAPEDLVPIQHAAPEPDGNAALIAAGTGLGESILARVGGALVPVASEGGHGDFAARTDEEIELFRALRARHGRVSYETVVSGQGLARVAEWTHGRTVEGLPPRGGASAWKEHLANAGGEDDLPSWISRSGIEKDCPWCERALEIFVSVFGAEAGNLALRCVARSGVYLAGGIAPKILPALDSDTFRRAFADKPPHRELLASIPVWVVRNEHSAVLGAARYASLKGSQSL
- a CDS encoding class I fructose-bisphosphate aldolase produces the protein MNPQVSTPEAPPARPGTQRATPRVREILSWYSSDNPGSRAQIARMLNHGTLAGTGRMVILPVDQGFEHGPARSFAPNPAGYDPRYHFELAIESGCNAYAAPLGFLEAGAAEFAGEIPLILKLNNHDVLHDEKDPLSSVTGSVHDALRLGCAAIGFTIYPGSAQAGRMYEQIRALGEEAKRHGLAVVVWSYPRGSMISKAGETAIDVVAYAAQIAAQLGAHIVKVKLPSSAIEQEEARKVYEKHAIPVGTLAERVRHVVQSTFAGRRIVIFSGGAKKDSDDDVIAEAQAIRDGGGFGSIIGRNSFQRSRADALQLLRRIQAVYTG